The DNA window atgttgtagTTGTACGGTTTCTAGATGTTCCATCAGGAATGAGGATACGAGAGATGTATGTCATGAATTTCACCATGAATTTGCAATGACATTATGAAATTTGCAGTAGCATAAAGATAGGTTTTCAGATTTGGACCAGCATGGCCCAAACATCGTGTCTTGTAGTTTCCATATCCAAAATTTTAATGACATGTACTCATTCAGCAATGCACTATTGTTTTTTTCCCACCTTCCACAACCATCCATAGATGGAGAATTACTTTTCCATAGCCTAGTGTGATAGTTATATTCTTTACATAGAAATTTCAGCGTTCAACAACTTTGACGAATAATTCAACAATTTCTCTACTTTTCTAGCATGATCTAGAGCTTTGTGGCCTTACCAAACCAGTAGAGCCTAATTGTAGGACCCCCCGTGGCAGCACAGGAATGATCGCAATAGTCTGCACAGCAAAAGTTCAGAATGAGGTCCAGAAGCACATGGCGACTATATACTTTTTACCATTTCAGTTCTACCCACCTGGATGCCAACTCTGAACTGATTGTTCATCTCAGCAGCAACCTATGAAATTGGTAAACATGGTGTAAGATCTTGAAACCCGGGTTAAGAAAACACAACACCCAATTGGATAGAATATAGTTAAAGACAAACTTGGAGTAagatcttctctctcttttttttcacaATCATAATTTACAACAGGCTGCTTGCGTCATTTGCCACTATTTTTGGTCCAGTGCGCTAACTGACAAAAGTTAAAGTACCCCCACACTGCTTTAAATGAGGTGGCAGCAAAATGGAACCAGACAAAACTGAAATTGGGTTCGCATTTATTTCACTGGAGAATTCAGAAGGGGCGAAGCACTCAGTACTGGCCGTACCTCAGGAGGAGAGCCCGTGACCATTGGTAGTACCGTGGACGATCCATTGGTGATTGCCACTGAACGCGGCACGGCCTACGGTCCTGCCAAAACAAAACACAGGGTATAGCCGCCATGAATCCGATAATCCAAGGAGCAACCTAGGAGCAAGAAGATGGAGTGGCCAAACCAAGAAGGTGAAGATTCTGTCTAACCCAAAAAATGCGGGGAGGAGTAAATAAGAGAAAGAAATGGCTGGGTGCGGCTGCTTTTGCTTACCCTTGTCCGACGACATGAACCTGCGACGCCATAACGTTGTTAACAAGCGAGCAGATGGTGTCAGCAGCAGGAACAGAGCACCCGGCGGCGTCGCTGGGCAGAGATTCAGAAGGCTCAGATCCGACAGCGCACGACGTGTGGCCACAGTAGCCGTCCTCCCGCACCAAATGCCTGCGCATTTCAAGGGGGAAATGAGATTGGATGACAGGAAAATGAGCCGCAGCAGCTAAGCTCAGAGCCCGCCCCCAACTATTCAACCATAGGAATCTGAAATTTGCAGGAAATTGTTCGATTTTGAGCTCAGATATTCCCATCTTCGAAACTTCGAGCTTCCAGAACAGAGTAGCAACGAAAACTTGACACTTTGGAAAAAGAATGACTGAATGagcacaaagaaaaaaaaaaaaaactttcttaCGAGAACGAGCAGGAGGACACCAACGAAGAAAAATGCGCacaatgacaaaaaaaaaaagcttaGATTTTTACAAGATTCAGAGGGAGGATGAGCTTAAACACCAAAGAAAAATCTGAGGAAACAGTGGAGGCGGCGGCTTACACAGGGTCGGCGGCGCCGATGGCCTTCCAGAAGACGGCGTAGGACCACCCAATCTCCTCGCACAGCCGTCGCAGCGCGTCCCCGACCGCCATCTCCCGTTTCCCCCCTTCCACCAGCCGCTCCGCTAGAACCAGAACCCCGGCGCTCCCTCCGCGCCAAAACCCTAGCTCCGACTCGGACTGCGAGAGAGACCGCGTCCAGGCGCTCGCTCTAGGCGCCGCGGCAGCTGGCGCGCCCGGCCTGCTTCGCGCGGAGACCGCCGCCCCTCCACGCCGTCGCCTCCGGAGCACCTACGCGTCCCCTCGCCGCCGGGGCACGGGCAGCAGCCATCACAGGGCGGGGCCAGTGGTCAACTCCTTTACCGCGCGGGGGTCGTCGCCCTCCTCGGGAATACAAGTCGAGCGCCTCTCACAAGCGGCggcgttggcggcggcggcggcagccacgGCGGCTGCGGCGCGCGCTCCTCTCGGATTCAGCCTTGTCGCTAGCTGCTGCCGCCACGGACTGGGACTGGCGGATGCTCTAGCACTCAGCTGACGGCGGCTCagccttgctgctgctgctggctgctCTCCACTCTCCACTCTCTATGGTCTGCTCTGCTGCCTCTCCTTGCTTGTGGTGGTGTCACTGTTGTGTGTGTCTCTCGCTCGCTTTCGTCCTCCTTGCTGCTTAATTTGCCTTCCTTTTTCTTTCCCCCTTTTTTTTCTGCCTTCGCGGCTCCCGAGACATCCATCATTCCGTCCACAAAGGGTAAAATGGGGAATTACTTTAGCTGCCCTTTTATTCTTAGCAAATCCATGCTTTTTATGACCAGTCCCTATGGCTAATCCATGaaaaaaaatcaatataaatAAAACATAGAAAAAATTGGTAACCTGGAGTTTATATCAACTAGAATATAGGTTATAGATTATATATATGATTATTATGTTAAAAGGGACAGAaactataaaaataaaaaaattaattagaTGCACAGAGTAGGTCCTAAAATTTTCACAAACTTCTAAACTCATGTCTCTTAAAATTGTAGCCCTGTAAGAACACGGATTAATCAACTTAGTTTAAAAAATCATTAATTAGAGTCCACAAATTTGATCATTTCTAGATAAAAGATGTCATTTTTTTAATGTAGGGAGTAATCAACAGTTGCACCCTGATCCGTGAGACCTTTTGGAATTGCCACACTCTGGTTGCATATTAGCTAATGTCACTTTTTGCCGTCTTTTTGTCTTACATTAACCCAAGGCATCAGCATCACGTTAGTTGCCCTTATCTTGCAGTAAACAAGAACAACAGCTGGAAAATCAAGATCACTGTCCCCCTTTCATTCTTGTTCATTTATCTCCAATGCCATTGCCATTTTAATTTCCACCTGTCACAACTTTGTGCAAAGCTTTACACCAGTGCAACTGCTAAAAGTTGCTTCAAACAAGACAATATCTGGATAATATAAAGAAGAAAAAAGCAGCACAATTGGAATATGACATGTGTCAGAAACACAAAACTAGAGTATTGCTAGTTGCtttgtgaatatatatatatatactcctagTACTACATAGTTGTACACATTCTGATCTACACCCTCATCATACTGCGGAGCATTAGCAATGATGACTATATGGACCTTCAGAAAGGCGTTCTTGGAGTGCAAATTATGCGGTCGTGTATGCTTTTGAGGGGGTGGTGGGACAGTTTAGATTTTTAACAAATACTATATAGTATAGTGGTATTTCTTTTTCTTGCATAAAGGCGAGTGAAAGCAAAGTGTATAGATAAGCCATTCAGATGGCAATGCTGCCTGTGCCTTTGCTAGATTGGAACCTTTTTCAGTAAAGTTGTATTTAGTGAATAATTGAGGCTATGCACGGTAATCATTTGATTAGAACCTAAATTAGGCCAGAGGTTAATACAAGGACAACTTTCTTCCATTTATACGGAAATTGAACTTTTTTGTTTTTCATGGAATTCCTGCATTCAGATTCAGACAAGACCTAATCCTGATGATTAAGTAACTCGTTTATCTCTAATCTCTGTCTACTTTATCTTGCTGGACTTAACTGAGATGCTTGTAGTGGTTAGAGACGCTTGACTAGCAATCAAATTGGAGACACGCATACGTCAATCCATGCTTGTTGCTTACTACTAAAATTCTACTTTTACTAAACGAGATCTTTGTCGTTTGATCTTGTTCACTTTTGGAAGAGGGGTTATATAGTTTGGTCCCATCAGTTTCTGAAAAGACCATTCTCTCCTTGTACCACTGCTATTGGGCGACACCATGTGATGACGGTTTGTGTTACGTTGCCACCACATTTCGCAAAAGCAACGTGTAAATAATGGGTGATGAGAACATTAGTTTTGTTCAGGTCATCTATCCATAAACTAAAGGGAGTATATAATGCATGTATCCCTTTCAAGTTTGATATGATGCGTGCCGAGGTTCAGATTACAAGCTAGCTTTAGCGCTTGGTGTTCTCTTGACCAGTCCAACACATGTGAAAGGGAGACGTTATCCTAAGCTTGAATCCATTTTTGTGTTGCTTCGCTGTTCAATCACAAACCTAAAAAGCTTTGTGGACACACACAAAATGCCGCCACTTTATTTCAAGAGATGTGGAAAGCAATTGATAGATATAAGAATGCGCACCATATAGTAGTTTGGAATTAGATCATCAACAGGAACGTGTTGAATTTCATTGTTTAATACTAGGTGATGATCAAtccaatccaagaaagattttgATGGATCAGTAGTGGATGGTTGCACTTGTTTGTTTGATGTGGAAATTTGAAGAGCACATGTTTAATTTCTTCTAGAAGGTCGAAATCACATCTCACATATAGGGAGAAAGGAACCATATATATAGACCATTTGGTTCAATTAATCTTGTTCTTGGCATAAAGCTAGGTTCCGTCATTATTGACGAATATCAAATAGAGTAGGTACTACCTCCTACCCCAATTACTGGCAGCAGATATTTTTATTTGGGCTctatttagagcatctccaacaaatTCTAAAAAAACCACTTGGTAAACTAATGAGTTTTCCAAGTGACTAAAAAAAGTTAGGGAGCATATTTGTTGGCTTGATCCAACAGCTTTCCAAAATCTCATAAAAGATAGAAGGTAATTTTATATTATGAATCCCGAACTATTTCTAGATCATCCCAACaactgttttatttttttctctcttgtacatttataTCAGGAACCCTATCATACTTCACATTCTTTTCCCAATGGGGTCAATTTTTGCAAGTGCTAAAAAAGATTGGGAGGTGGGGTTGGGAGTTGTTTGAGATGTGTTTTTTTCGATCTTGCCAAAAAAATCAAGGATTGAGATATTGTTTTGGGACTCTTGGAGATGAACTCTAGCTTCAAAACATCTGTAGATTTCTCATCAGAGCCGGGTATTCCTAGCTCGTGGAAGATGTGGACTTGTCATGGATCACAAAACTAGGTCTTATCATTATTAATATCCAATAGATACTGCCTCCTATCCAATCTAACTCCAAAAAAATGTTGATTTGGAGTTGCTTGCACTACGCCATAATCTGTTTTTAGAAACAGTCAAAAATAATTTCTAGAGGCGGTTGGCTCGCCCTCTATCCATGCGTCTCTAGAAATTGTTGATTTCTTGAGGTAGGTATCAAGCCACCCATAGAAATCGATTTCTATGGGTGGGTTGAAATCCAGTCACCCATATAAATCTATTCCTAGCTAAAGGCCGTTGGATTTCGATCGCCTCTAAAAATAGTTTTACATAATTTAAAATTGGGCCCACCAAATAAAAAATGATCCTGAAAGAAGCCCATGAGGTGACCCACTTGTGGTCGCAAGCTAGAAGTCATAGGATTTTCATGCAAAATACACATGCGTCCGCGGGGATCGAACTCACGTGCTGTTTGGTTCAGAAATGGTAACACAAACAGTAAATGCAATGGAAACCCAGCGCCATCGGTAACAAAGTAACAAATTACTAGATTTGTTTGGTTCGATGCTGTAATGTAAATGGAAACCCAGAAGCTACCATTGGAGGCATTAGGGGGTCGTGCGGCGCTTGGCTGAGGCCGCAAAAAGACGATGGCCTATCCGGAGGCGATTACGCGCGGACGGCAGCGGTGTCATTTTTGTATAACAGGGTATCCAATTACGCGGATTGCGGCGGAGGATAAAAACAAACACGATTTATCGCAAACACTTCACGCTGTAAACAAATTACGTTACATGGAACTGAACCAAACACTGTGCAGACCGTTGTTGGTCTCACGTGTTTTCGCACAAAATACGCATGTGACCGTGAGGGAGCAAACTCAATACTGTTGGCCTCACATGTGTTGCTTCCTTACCACTTCACATCAGCGTTACTTGACCAGGTGGATAATACTATCCTTGTGTATTCACTTTAGTAAATATTATAATAAATATTTGAGACCCTAGATTACTTTAAATGGGAAAAGTTTAAATTGAAAAGATTTAGATCTCGTCCAGTAGGACCTAGTACTATAACTTTGGTTTAGGGCATGTCTCCATCCAAGGTTGTTTAAAAATTTAAAGAAACaatgaatttcaaaatctaagaagtTAAAACAGATTTTTTTGGACCATAAATAACTCGAAATGGTAAGTCGTCAACTATAAATTTGTAGATCTCTttgagctctacaactttgatataaagtttgacatCATCGAACTTGTTTTGAAAATGTTATGAATTTTATTGTGCTATACTTATTTTAGAGGCGGGTCAAATTACCAACCCTCTAAAATCCATTTCTAGAGATGGGTGGTTTTTccagccgcctctaaaaatgatTTTATCTCTAAGTGACTAGAAAATCAAATCACCTCTAAAATTGTCATTTTTAGAGGTGGTTGGAATTTCTAGTCGCCTCTAGAAATAGAGGGTATTTTTAGAGGCGGATGAATTTTCTAGCCACCTCTAAAAATTGATATCTAGAGATAGACCATTTTTTAGAGTCGTCTTTGtccaaaaagtaaaaaaaatcgATATATAGAGATAGACCATTTTTAGACCCGTCTCTATCTAAAAAGTGGGACCCGTCTCTATCTAAACAGTGTTTGTTAAGttattttatttctattttctaaaaaaaagtttTATGGTCCTTGTTTTAACATACAAAATCTTGATACGAGATGGAGCTCTAAGCTGAAGCAGTGACAAAGAGTCCCTTAAACACCATGATTTCGGACCCAGCTAGATAGCCTACCTATGTCGATTGACAATCGCATAGACATCTTTCGAACGCCACAATAGATGAACCTTCTTTGATGCGGAAAATGTAACCCTCGAAACCGACTTCAACTAGGCATAATGTTCATTGAGTTAGTGGTACCAACTAAATAGCAAGTTGCACAAACTAAAACACACATATACGTATTTCCAAACGCAACAATAGGTGAACCTTACTTTGATAGGGAAACTGCCACATCCTCTCGAAATCGACCTCCTAGAGGTAGCCACCTACTTTGtcgcaaaaaaaaagagaggtagcCACCTGCTAGCCGTAACATTCATGATGTGGTACCAATTAATAAAAATAGCAAGTTGTAGAAAACAAAACACACACTATACACACATTCTCGTATGGAGGCTGAGACCGAGAGCATATAGTATCTAGGAAGAAGGAGAGAGGTGCTGTTGGGTGCCCTGGGTAAGAGGGATCTGCTGGCAGGGGAAAGCGCCAAACATGGACGTTGAAGTGGCAGTGCACCAACCCACTCTCGACAACGCTACCAGACACACGATCCGTGCTGAGAATCTTGACCTTGGCCTCTTGCAAATAATAATGCGAGCAGGATACTACGCACACTCTTCAATTCCTGCTATCCCATGGGCCATGGCTCCGTTTCGTTGGTTTGGTTGGTTGGTTCGTTCCCTAGGCGCAGGGGCAGCCACCACCACGCGCACGCGTGTCTTGTTCTTGGATGGATTGGTTCGAGGGTTTCCGCTGTGTGCCTGTGAGCCCGTGACTGCGTACCTGCACTGCCCCCACCCAATTCCGATGCGGATCCTGCTGGCCTCGGCaacggatatatatatatatatatatatatatatatatatatatatatatatatatatatatatatatatatatatatatatatatatatatatatatatatatatatatagggagagtatattcagtagccagctacaaaataagttattctgtagtcaccttcatttacaataattttatatactaatttacgataatgttaatacatatttacgatagttaggttactataatatatggagatatttaccataacgttatagtaaaccatctagtaaggagttactataatctcgtaaatcaacatagtaattatcgtaactcaaagtggctacagaataagttattttgtagccagctgaagggtagtagttatatatatatatacacacacagccCGCGGCACGACACTTTGGTACAAAGCccgcttttttagcccgacacaAGCACGGCACGGCCCAGCAAAAAGGAAAAGGTCCGGTGACGGCCCATCAGATTAGTAACTCCTGGAATTTAGAATTTGGCCTAGCCCACAACTCACATATATAACTTTCGACTTCCTAACCCTAGTTTCTCACTTTCTCTCCCCACCCAACCGGTGACAGCCGCCTCCACTCTTCTCTGCGAGTCACGGATCGTGTCGCGACTTCTTCCCCCTCCCTCCGCGGCACTGTTCCTCCCTCCTTCCACCTCCGCTCTTCTCTGCGACTCACGAGTCGTGTCACGACTCCTTCCCCCTCCCTCCCCGGTGTCGATCTCCGCGCTGCCTCCCTCGCGGCGCATCTCCCTGCTCCACGCGGAGGATGGGCGGTGGCGGCTCTCCTTCACGCGAGCATCTCCATctcgcggtggcggcggcgcaagggctatgcggcggcggcggtgctcctcccTTGCGATGCGGCGGCGAGCTCAGCGCAATGGAGATGCGGGCCTCAGGCTGGAGAGGCCATGATTTTTGGGCCAGCCCGACCCGAAAATCAGCCCAAAGGGTCGTGCCTGGGCCGATGGCCaggcacgaagcacatcctcggCACGGCACGATGGCCCGTCGTGCCGTGCCGGCTCGACCCCCATCGGGTCGtgcctggcacgggcccgtgcccggccaggccgggccggcccgttggaCATCTATAGCAACGGGGCACACAGCCGCCGATGGCCTACGAATGAATGACGTACACCAATGGCAATGGGGCTCTTGTGGGACCCATTACTTATCATACCTTCCTCACTAAGAGCAGCTCCAACAATTGACTTTAAACTATCTCTAAgtatttttctcatattttaatagaagagagagaaaaactagctCGGGATAAACTTGTTGCTTGCATAAGAGCCAAACACTATTCCCTCTCCTCTCTTTTTTCTTCCACGCCAGCAAAAATGCTGACTAGCATGGCTATAAGTCAATTATTGTACTTGCTCTTATTCCTAGCTATCACTCCCTCTTtccctaaataaataaattcctAGCAAGTTTAGGATATGTTAGTGTGATAGAGAAAAGACCATACTACCTTTTACTAACCGGAGCAGATGCACATTGATCGATGATTGTTCCAATAGCACACTACTTATAGCATTTACTACACATATCCAACCGATAGAGGCCCCCTTTGGCATGGCTCTTGgaggctccggctcctcctcaaATTCATTGTAGCGACACTGTAGCAGGAGCCGTTTCGAAAATCGAGGTAAAAATGAACTGGAGAGAGCCGGAGCCGGTGAAGCCACGATTTGGAGATTCTCCGGCTCCGTGCTACAGTACTGCTACAGTGTTCAGAGCCCGAGCCGGTGGAGCCCTGCCAAATAGGGCCTTAACACTAGATTGGGAGATGGGAGATGGTACAGTAAATGAGAGGAGCTTCGAGAAAAATAAATGTGCTGGTGGACGTACCATTTAgcctagaaattgatttatttatggataaattcTTGAGttagaaatctatttattcagggacagaATGAGTACTAAATAACATAGATAATACATTGATAAAGCTTCTGGATCACAACTTTAGAGCAAGACTAATAATATAACCCTTTACTGGGTGTACATTAATAGCCAACCTACTGTGCATAAACTAGCTGTTAACTTAAAACctgttttttcttctctttcctcTCATCTCTCATCCACCTCAGCATAAACCTACACTCATTTACTATACTTGCTCTCATCAGTGCACTGCTCTCTTGAAGACCAGGAGTATTGGACTATCATATTTTACTGTAAAATATCCCTCATTCGTCTATGAATAAATTAACTTTTAGAGTTGTGCTAAGTcaatttttttaagtttgacaaaatttatagaaaaaatactaatatttaggACATAAAATTAGTATAGTTAAATACAACAAGGAATATATGTTCCTACTATACTAGATTAGTACTTTTATTATAAAATGGTtaaac is part of the Miscanthus floridulus cultivar M001 chromosome 9, ASM1932011v1, whole genome shotgun sequence genome and encodes:
- the LOC136483276 gene encoding transcription factor LHW-like isoform X1; translated protein: MAVGDALRRLCEEIGWSYAVFWKAIGAADPVHLVREDGYCGHTSCAVGSEPSESLPSDAAGCSVPAADTICSLVNNVMASQVHVVGQGLLLGLSDSWRLYPVFCFGRTVGRAAFSGNHQWIVHGTTNGHGLSS
- the LOC136483276 gene encoding transcription factor LHW-like isoform X2; amino-acid sequence: MAVGDALRRLCEEIGWSYAVFWKAIGAADPVHLVREDGYCGHTSCAVGSEPSESLPSDAAGCSVPAADTICSLVNNVMASQVHVVGQGTVGRAAFSGNHQWIVHGTTNGHGLSS